A genomic window from Algoriphagus sp. Y33 includes:
- a CDS encoding AraC family transcriptional regulator: MLEIIQIIALIQGLFLLSVLFVKQESYKRVNFLLLLVSIIALLLNIVGDDDFNLFFSNANWYFFHSPLIITLFFLLIKYHNSKQDKFQFRDFIYFIPYMFFIALQIAEDILGKNTWLIIGEILAGITLLVYLGYTIYDIIKNKKERWMLFFIVPYALINLIDEILFIITKSHNSFSFLETYGIIGLSAILLYMILFKLVVSPKSILPKADTKAYKSSNLSKSKAEVYKREFLRLMDKEKLFTNSNITVNQVAQKMGIPRQYLSEVLNVYLKSNFQDYMNKYRAEEFVECLKDEKFKNYSILGIANEVGFKSKSSFNTTFKKIYGVTPSEFKKALPTVV; the protein is encoded by the coding sequence ATGTTAGAAATAATTCAAATAATCGCCCTTATTCAGGGCTTGTTTCTTTTAAGTGTACTGTTCGTTAAACAAGAAAGTTACAAGCGGGTAAACTTCTTACTGCTACTAGTGTCAATTATTGCATTACTTTTGAACATTGTCGGAGATGATGATTTTAACCTATTTTTTTCTAATGCTAATTGGTATTTTTTCCACTCTCCATTAATCATTACACTGTTCTTTTTACTTATAAAGTATCACAATTCTAAACAAGACAAATTTCAATTTAGAGATTTTATTTACTTCATTCCGTATATGTTTTTTATTGCTCTTCAAATCGCAGAAGACATCTTAGGTAAAAACACATGGTTAATAATCGGGGAAATTTTGGCAGGCATCACGCTATTAGTTTATTTAGGCTATACCATCTATGATATCATCAAAAACAAAAAGGAAAGATGGATGCTGTTTTTTATAGTACCTTATGCTTTAATTAACTTAATAGACGAAATTTTATTTATTATAACAAAAAGCCATAATTCTTTCTCCTTCCTAGAAACCTATGGAATTATTGGATTATCAGCAATACTTCTCTACATGATTTTATTCAAGCTTGTTGTATCACCAAAATCTATATTACCAAAGGCGGATACCAAGGCTTATAAATCTTCAAATCTTAGTAAATCCAAAGCAGAGGTATATAAAAGGGAGTTTTTAAGACTCATGGATAAAGAGAAGCTTTTTACTAATAGTAATATAACGGTTAACCAAGTAGCTCAAAAGATGGGTATTCCAAGACAGTACTTATCTGAAGTCTTGAATGTATACTTAAAATCAAATTTTCAGGACTACATGAACAAGTATAGGGCTGAAGAATTTGTAGAATGTCTCAAGGATGAAAAGTTCAAGAATTACTCTATTCTGGGCATTGCCAACGAAGTTGGTTTCAAATCCAAATCCTCTTTCAATACTACCTTTAAAAAAATATACGGGGTTACCCCTAGTGAGTTTAAAAAGGCATTACCTACAGTAGTTTAG
- a CDS encoding sigma-70 family RNA polymerase sigma factor: MNKKTTYSLDQDTQFSILFDKHYQRLYNYAYKLLNDISTSEELVQETFIKLWEQYHKIDKSHRAIESFLIVTLKNKIIDNFRKYQTREKHNNLYSLYSDILSEINTQWDLLQQIDIIYENLDQKTRDIFQLSRNEGLTYKEIAIKKNISIKTVELHISTALIAFRKGLKDYF, encoded by the coding sequence TTGAATAAAAAAACCACATACAGTTTAGATCAAGATACACAGTTCTCCATTCTGTTTGATAAGCACTATCAAAGGTTATACAACTATGCGTATAAACTACTAAATGATATCTCTACTTCTGAGGAACTTGTTCAAGAAACATTTATAAAACTTTGGGAACAGTACCATAAAATAGATAAATCCCACCGTGCTATCGAATCGTTTCTAATAGTAACACTCAAAAATAAGATAATTGACAATTTCCGAAAATATCAAACTAGAGAAAAGCATAATAATTTATATAGCCTATATTCAGATATTCTCTCAGAAATTAACACACAATGGGATTTGTTACAACAAATTGATATTATCTATGAGAATCTTGACCAAAAAACAAGAGATATTTTTCAACTATCCAGAAATGAAGGATTGACCTATAAAGAAATTGCCATAAAAAAAAATATTTCCATAAAAACCGTAGAGCTTCATATTTCAACGGCCTTAATAGCTTTCCGAAAAGGTTTAAAGGATTACTTTTAA
- a CDS encoding FecR family protein has protein sequence MDKSHISKAELWAYISKTADQETIRKVELWKDSSEYDEELFSQLTAIYLNTKEYPVSVEDAKNRFLRASKNTKQKRVSRAVTLLKYAAMIAVIVAVGYTYQQFSESTSQLIVEETSFGENKQLNLPDGSVVWLNASTQLSYESNTPRTISLEGEAFFEVAKDTAHPFTVTTSDGLKIEALGTSFNVKSYSNTSIVETKLLTGKVAVTSAEYLKGRILLLPDEKVVFDRNSKQFSKQDMGEREGRIAWREGKIEFANQSFREIANDLYMQYQVKLVFENDEIANSKFTGVFDKNTPVSEILEILKTSKDFNYHLNTEADEWVIK, from the coding sequence ATGGATAAATCTCATATTTCAAAGGCAGAGCTTTGGGCATACATTTCAAAAACTGCTGATCAGGAAACAATTAGGAAAGTAGAATTATGGAAGGACTCTTCAGAATATGACGAGGAGTTGTTTTCCCAACTCACGGCAATCTATCTAAACACCAAAGAATATCCCGTATCTGTTGAAGATGCGAAAAACCGCTTTCTACGAGCCTCAAAAAACACTAAACAAAAAAGAGTATCCAGAGCTGTTACGCTATTAAAATATGCCGCAATGATTGCTGTAATTGTTGCAGTCGGATATACCTACCAACAGTTTTCAGAGAGCACTAGTCAATTAATTGTAGAGGAGACTTCTTTTGGAGAAAACAAACAGCTTAACCTCCCCGATGGCTCGGTAGTCTGGTTAAACGCTTCCACTCAGCTCTCCTACGAAAGCAACACTCCCCGCACGATAAGTTTGGAAGGAGAGGCATTTTTTGAAGTGGCCAAAGATACAGCACATCCCTTCACTGTCACCACTTCCGATGGCTTGAAAATAGAAGCCTTGGGAACAAGCTTCAATGTCAAATCCTATTCAAATACCTCCATTGTAGAAACAAAATTACTCACAGGCAAAGTTGCAGTTACTTCTGCTGAATATTTAAAAGGAAGGATTTTACTGTTACCTGATGAAAAGGTGGTTTTTGATCGAAACAGTAAACAGTTTTCTAAGCAGGATATGGGTGAAAGAGAAGGGAGAATCGCCTGGAGAGAAGGGAAAATTGAATTTGCAAATCAGTCATTCAGAGAAATTGCCAATGACCTATATATGCAATATCAAGTAAAGCTGGTATTTGAAAATGATGAAATAGCAAATTCTAAATTCACCGGTGTATTTGATAAAAATACACCGGTAAGTGAAATTTTAGAAATCCTTAAAACCTCCAAAGATTTCAATTATCATCTAAACACAGAGGCTGATGAGTGGGTGATAAAATAA
- a CDS encoding TonB-dependent receptor, translating into MKLPFFFFVFSSFHLLASNSFSQNKVTLNIQKGSLESIMSTIEEQTPYSFVFNNDELNIQDKFDINVIDENIDRTLGLLFHSTHITYTIKNKHIVLSKAKDQNAKFTISGVVKDAVNGESLFGATVLLKGTSIGNTTNEYGFYSITAPEGNYTITISYIGFTTFERTINLSSNQKLDIELKEDAAELDEVVITAEESKKVDLSTPQMSMAKLSTRDIKQIPVVLGEVDLIKSIQLLPGVTNAGEGASGFNVRGGAEDQNLILLDEAIIYNASHLFGFFSVFNADAIKDVTLYKGGIPARFGGRASSVLDIRQKDGNSKEFGLTGGIGSVSSRLAAEGPLFKDKGSFLMAGRASYVDIFLALANQSSRAGFYDLNLKTNYEIDGKNKLYLSGYLGHDNFNVAGAGFTNAYGNLSGNLRWNHIFNNKLFSNTSLIYSRYNYNLELEGMDWSSDISNYNMRYDFEYYASDRLTFDFGVNGVYYKFNPGRINPLNATSDINPEKLDNQFALEAGLYAGLEHKVSGKLTAQYGLRFSYFNRLGKQTLNNYANNLPVVYNEELGIYERTEPISNTDYGKGKSIATFNNLEPRFALSYQLNEKSSVKASYNRMAQYLHLISNTASATPLDVWTPSGKFIDPQIADQYAVGYFRNFSENMFSIEAEAYYKTIDNRVDYINGAELIAQNTIETEILTGEARAYGLEFLLRKNLGDFTGWVAYTLSKSQQRTPGGAAGGTGINNGKWYNSNWDRTHDFSFTGSYELTEKWRFGANMVFQTGRPVTYPNGQFLYNGLSVATYSERNADRLPAYHRLDLSATLTPQKNKNRKWQGEWVFGIYNAYNRRNAASISFGQNQKTGATEATRTAIFGIVPSATYNFKF; encoded by the coding sequence ATGAAACTACCTTTCTTCTTTTTTGTTTTCAGTAGCTTTCATCTCTTGGCTAGCAATAGTTTTTCCCAAAATAAAGTAACCTTAAATATCCAGAAGGGCTCACTTGAGTCCATCATGTCAACTATTGAAGAACAGACACCATACAGCTTTGTATTCAATAATGATGAGCTGAACATTCAGGATAAGTTTGATATCAACGTAATAGATGAAAATATTGATAGAACATTGGGATTACTTTTTCACTCTACTCATATTACGTATACCATTAAGAATAAACACATAGTTCTTTCCAAGGCCAAAGATCAGAATGCAAAATTTACAATCAGTGGTGTGGTTAAGGATGCTGTCAACGGCGAATCACTCTTCGGGGCAACCGTCCTCTTAAAAGGCACTTCCATTGGAAACACAACCAATGAATATGGTTTTTATTCTATCACAGCGCCTGAAGGTAATTATACCATAACCATTTCCTATATAGGTTTTACAACTTTTGAAAGGACAATTAACCTTAGCTCTAATCAAAAACTCGACATTGAGCTCAAAGAGGATGCCGCTGAATTAGATGAAGTAGTCATCACAGCTGAAGAATCAAAGAAAGTTGACCTCAGCACACCACAAATGAGTATGGCAAAACTTTCAACTAGGGATATCAAACAGATACCTGTGGTTTTGGGTGAGGTGGATTTGATCAAGTCTATTCAATTGCTGCCAGGTGTTACCAATGCAGGAGAAGGTGCATCGGGTTTCAATGTACGCGGTGGTGCAGAAGACCAAAACCTAATTCTTTTGGATGAAGCAATTATTTACAACGCATCCCATTTGTTTGGTTTCTTCTCGGTTTTCAATGCTGATGCTATTAAGGATGTTACACTTTATAAAGGAGGCATTCCTGCACGTTTTGGAGGGCGGGCTTCTTCGGTACTGGATATACGCCAAAAAGACGGAAATAGTAAAGAATTTGGACTCACCGGCGGCATTGGTTCCGTTTCCAGCCGTTTGGCGGCAGAAGGGCCATTGTTTAAAGACAAAGGCTCGTTTCTAATGGCCGGTAGAGCTTCTTATGTAGATATATTTTTAGCCTTAGCTAACCAAAGCAGCAGAGCCGGATTTTACGATTTGAATCTGAAAACAAATTATGAAATTGATGGGAAGAACAAATTATACCTATCCGGTTATTTAGGCCATGATAACTTTAACGTGGCAGGAGCAGGATTTACTAATGCATACGGAAACCTCTCCGGAAATCTGCGATGGAATCATATTTTCAATAACAAACTATTCTCCAATACATCCTTAATATACAGTCGATATAATTACAACCTGGAACTTGAGGGAATGGATTGGAGCTCAGATATCAGCAATTATAATATGCGCTATGATTTTGAGTATTATGCAAGCGATAGATTAACATTTGATTTTGGAGTAAATGGTGTTTACTATAAGTTTAATCCAGGCAGAATCAATCCTTTAAATGCAACTTCGGATATTAACCCGGAGAAATTGGACAACCAATTTGCTTTAGAAGCCGGATTGTATGCAGGTTTAGAACATAAAGTTTCCGGCAAGCTCACCGCTCAATATGGCTTGCGTTTTAGTTACTTTAATCGACTTGGAAAGCAAACCTTGAACAATTACGCCAATAATTTACCGGTGGTTTACAACGAAGAATTAGGCATTTATGAGCGTACCGAACCTATTTCTAATACCGACTACGGTAAGGGAAAAAGCATCGCTACCTTCAATAATTTAGAACCCCGGTTTGCACTTTCATACCAGCTTAACGAGAAGTCTTCTGTTAAGGCAAGTTATAACCGGATGGCCCAATATCTGCATTTAATTTCCAACACCGCATCAGCCACGCCATTAGATGTTTGGACACCCAGCGGAAAGTTTATTGACCCTCAAATTGCAGACCAGTATGCTGTAGGCTACTTCAGAAATTTCAGCGAAAATATGTTTTCAATCGAAGCCGAAGCCTATTACAAAACTATCGACAACAGAGTAGATTATATCAACGGTGCAGAACTTATAGCACAGAACACCATTGAAACCGAAATTTTGACCGGTGAAGCCCGAGCTTATGGATTAGAGTTTCTATTGCGGAAAAACCTAGGCGATTTTACAGGCTGGGTGGCGTATACGTTGTCAAAATCCCAACAGCGCACACCTGGCGGAGCAGCTGGCGGAACAGGCATTAATAACGGGAAATGGTATAATTCCAACTGGGACAGAACCCACGACTTTTCGTTTACCGGAAGTTACGAACTCACCGAAAAATGGCGATTTGGAGCCAATATGGTATTTCAGACAGGACGACCCGTTACCTATCCAAACGGACAGTTTCTATACAACGGGTTATCCGTGGCGACTTATTCTGAAAGGAATGCAGACCGATTGCCGGCTTATCACAGACTAGACCTTTCGGCAACCTTAACACCACAAAAAAACAAAAATAGAAAATGGCAAGGGGAATGGGTATTTGGCATATACAACGCTTATAACCGAAGAAATGCAGCCTCTATTTCTTTTGGTCAAAATCAAAAGACAGGCGCAACTGAAGCCACTCGTACTGCCATATTTGGCATTGTTCCTTCAGCAACATACAACTTTAAATTTTAA
- a CDS encoding DUF4249 family protein: MKNINIYNKLGVLIIIIGLLNSCTDVIDVNVPNGGARLVVDASIKWQKGTSGETQTINLRESTAFFDINQDVPVKGASVTVTKENDGSIVVFADQNNGSYTATDFVPELNASYTLEILYKGNSYKATETLMAGPVITRVEQIIDEADGDTEIELQVFFDDPRDVKNYYLGEFTPANLPLPSLAVISDKFTDGNENFIENDNDNYVAGVTVGINVYGISRRYYDYLNILIQQAGSEEGGPFPTTPVQLKGNVTNVNDSNEEVLGYFRLGEFNTTSYTIN; this comes from the coding sequence ATGAAAAATATAAATATATATAACAAATTAGGGGTCCTTATTATAATAATAGGATTACTAAACTCATGTACCGATGTCATAGATGTGAATGTCCCAAACGGCGGCGCACGATTGGTGGTCGATGCGTCTATTAAATGGCAAAAAGGTACATCAGGAGAAACACAAACCATTAATCTAAGAGAATCAACCGCTTTTTTTGATATCAATCAAGATGTCCCTGTTAAGGGTGCTTCAGTAACTGTAACCAAAGAAAACGACGGGTCAATAGTTGTGTTTGCCGACCAGAATAATGGTAGTTACACTGCAACAGATTTTGTTCCGGAATTAAACGCATCGTACACTTTGGAAATCCTTTACAAAGGCAACTCCTACAAGGCAACCGAAACCTTAATGGCAGGACCTGTTATTACCCGAGTTGAACAAATCATTGATGAAGCTGATGGTGACACGGAAATTGAGCTTCAAGTATTTTTTGACGACCCCCGAGATGTTAAAAATTATTATTTAGGCGAATTTACTCCGGCTAATTTACCACTGCCGTCTCTTGCAGTTATTAGCGATAAATTTACAGATGGAAACGAAAATTTTATCGAGAACGATAATGACAACTATGTGGCCGGAGTAACTGTAGGTATTAATGTGTATGGTATTTCACGACGATATTATGACTATTTAAACATATTGATTCAACAAGCTGGAAGTGAAGAAGGCGGGCCTTTCCCAACTACCCCTGTACAGTTAAAAGGAAACGTCACTAATGTCAATGATTCTAACGAAGAAGTGTTGGGATATTTTAGGCTTGGTGAATTCAACACCACCTCATATACAATTAATTAA
- a CDS encoding phosphatase PAP2 family protein codes for MSNITIVQKSMCGFRAIVVLLFLSLSLTYGQVVPLTSSQKTHKIAGDVLRGAMPALALGSTFIWKDGQKGTYQFSKALAGTIALTYGLKLATNKERPNGENNNSFPSGHTSVAFASAAFVQKRYGWEFGIPAYLLAGYVGYTRIEANKHDGVDVLAGAAIGVGISYLFTKRYDEEKKLGISSGFIEGTPILGLTYKF; via the coding sequence ATGAGTAACATCACAATTGTACAGAAAAGTATGTGCGGTTTTAGAGCTATAGTTGTGCTGTTATTTTTGAGTTTGTCGCTAACGTATGGGCAGGTGGTGCCTCTGACTTCATCTCAAAAGACCCATAAGATTGCAGGGGATGTTTTACGCGGTGCCATGCCAGCTTTGGCTTTGGGTTCTACTTTCATTTGGAAAGATGGTCAAAAAGGAACCTATCAATTCTCCAAAGCCCTGGCTGGCACTATTGCTTTAACGTATGGTTTAAAACTAGCCACAAATAAAGAACGGCCGAATGGTGAAAACAACAATAGTTTTCCATCCGGTCATACTTCTGTTGCATTTGCCAGTGCTGCATTTGTGCAAAAAAGATACGGTTGGGAATTTGGCATTCCTGCCTACCTCTTAGCAGGATATGTTGGATATACAAGGATCGAAGCAAACAAGCACGATGGCGTAGATGTGCTAGCGGGTGCTGCGATAGGTGTTGGAATAAGTTATTTGTTCACCAAACGGTATGATGAGGAAAAGAAGTTAGGAATTTCTTCAGGCTTTATTGAAGGCACACCTATACTAGGTTTAACCTACAAATTTTAA
- a CDS encoding phosphatase PAP2 family protein produces the protein MNKIIIVLLLSLSVIKVNGQNASIDSTNNNKTIQYKSLIIPTVLIGYGVIGLTNPALKDINISAKNDFRGYDDKKLNIDDFSQYSPFVSVYALNAMGIKGKNNFKDRTIILGTAYLIMGGTVSILKKTTKVTRPDGSSSTSFPSGHTATAFMAAEFLYQEYKDVSVWYGITGYVIAAGTGLFRIYNDKHWLTDVAAGAGIGILSTKIAYWIHPLIDKTIFKEKDKINGIAMPFYNGREYGLGLSMTF, from the coding sequence ATGAATAAAATAATAATTGTACTTCTTCTATCTTTATCTGTTATAAAGGTTAACGGACAAAACGCTTCAATTGACTCGACAAATAACAATAAAACTATTCAATACAAATCACTCATAATCCCAACTGTTTTAATCGGGTATGGAGTTATTGGTCTTACAAACCCTGCTTTAAAAGATATTAATATCAGTGCAAAAAATGATTTTAGAGGGTATGATGATAAGAAATTAAACATCGACGATTTTTCTCAGTACAGTCCGTTTGTATCTGTATATGCATTAAATGCGATGGGTATAAAGGGAAAAAATAATTTTAAAGATAGAACCATTATTTTGGGAACGGCATATCTTATAATGGGCGGCACTGTAAGCATACTAAAAAAGACTACAAAAGTTACCAGACCAGATGGCTCCTCCTCAACCTCATTTCCTTCGGGGCATACCGCTACGGCTTTTATGGCTGCCGAATTTTTATATCAAGAATATAAAGATGTATCCGTTTGGTATGGCATTACCGGTTATGTGATCGCTGCCGGCACAGGTCTTTTTAGAATATACAACGATAAGCATTGGCTTACCGATGTTGCCGCAGGTGCGGGAATAGGAATTTTAAGTACCAAGATTGCTTATTGGATTCATCCACTAATTGATAAAACAATTTTCAAAGAAAAGGATAAGATAAATGGAATTGCTATGCCTTTTTATAATGGAAGAGAATATGGGTTGGGATTATCAATGACATTCTGA
- a CDS encoding YceI family protein, whose protein sequence is MDITYRSSVFKTANKQKSKIYLKVSGTTNKSIKTAISDFEATMVFMGNDPFDLAFVLTINTASFRDEANGIENHLYGFGDRNTVGYPLISFISSDIAVWDYKKYKLFGTLMMQEVSRIMVIEAIDRSNYDDNEKMTFPRFEFRGKIYSSVFEDQINIPQNKAGNEIELYADIQFETWNVHEIAEKDHFNLHGKINPILPRVRKSI, encoded by the coding sequence ATGGATATCACTTATCGTTCTTCTGTGTTCAAAACCGCAAATAAACAGAAATCAAAAATATATTTGAAGGTTTCCGGGACCACAAACAAGTCAATTAAGACAGCAATTTCAGATTTTGAAGCCACCATGGTTTTCATGGGGAACGACCCTTTTGACCTCGCTTTTGTGTTGACAATTAACACGGCGAGTTTCCGAGATGAAGCGAACGGAATTGAAAACCACTTGTACGGATTTGGTGATAGAAATACGGTTGGTTATCCCCTGATCAGTTTTATCAGTAGTGATATAGCTGTTTGGGACTACAAAAAATATAAGCTGTTTGGGACCTTAATGATGCAGGAAGTTTCCAGAATTATGGTAATTGAGGCTATTGATAGAAGTAACTATGATGACAATGAGAAAATGACTTTTCCAAGATTTGAATTCAGGGGGAAAATTTACTCTTCCGTTTTCGAGGACCAGATTAACATACCTCAAAATAAAGCAGGAAACGAAATAGAACTGTATGCTGACATTCAGTTTGAAACGTGGAATGTGCATGAAATTGCAGAAAAGGACCACTTTAACTTACATGGAAAAATAAATCCGATATTGCCAAGGGTTCGGAAAAGTATTTGA
- a CDS encoding S41 family peptidase, translated as MKNYLSLLFVIMSNVILAQSIEDTFPQKKMYKDLEVFKNIRLKANSGLYKYRTKEQIDSIYHWAEKEIGKSNTYLDFYNIICQLTDFEGSLHNDTGLPEKHLKNLRKESYGYFPYPIKWIDGKWIINYENGEIPLGSEIVEINGIPISEVVLNLYKYYTTDGQNITGKRIGVRTHFSKFYRFNYGQQEKFHVTFKVHTSNLEERKTIKSVGYSEYYKRFNNRYSKPFDQIYYADLKDEQKYKYEQIDTSTGLLTVYTFSMGNETTEEHKSYLVFLDSIFSNIKNKNIKNLIVDIRQNGGGTDPNDLVTYSYLTQRNFQENQQAWISFKKMPYLKYAYTKIPRFLRPLGVGRYNKMFQEDFYLEKENRFYQGPLSGDHKIREPNRNAFTGNIYLLTSPAVASAGSLFAAMVTGNENATVIGEETMGGYYGHNGHTPLGYILPKSKVETFFSVVNLEQDVPKKSNQIYYRGIIPDYEVSQTTEDYLNQKDTQMNFVLDLIKRNSAE; from the coding sequence ATGAAAAATTATTTATCACTTCTTTTTGTCATCATGTCCAATGTCATATTGGCTCAATCCATAGAGGATACCTTTCCGCAGAAGAAGATGTACAAAGATTTGGAAGTATTTAAAAATATACGTCTTAAAGCCAATTCGGGACTTTACAAGTACCGGACAAAAGAGCAAATAGACAGTATTTATCATTGGGCTGAAAAAGAAATCGGGAAATCCAATACCTATCTTGACTTTTACAACATCATTTGTCAACTAACTGACTTTGAAGGCAGTTTGCATAATGATACGGGTTTACCCGAAAAACATTTAAAAAACCTACGAAAAGAAAGCTATGGCTATTTTCCATACCCTATCAAATGGATTGACGGTAAATGGATTATCAACTATGAAAACGGAGAAATCCCGCTTGGTTCTGAAATTGTTGAAATAAACGGAATTCCCATTTCAGAAGTTGTTTTAAACCTTTACAAGTATTACACCACCGACGGGCAAAATATTACGGGGAAAAGAATCGGTGTTAGAACCCATTTTTCAAAATTTTACAGGTTTAATTATGGACAACAGGAAAAATTTCATGTAACGTTCAAAGTGCATACTTCTAATCTAGAAGAAAGAAAGACAATTAAAAGTGTTGGTTATTCGGAATATTACAAACGTTTCAACAATAGGTATTCTAAACCCTTTGACCAAATATACTATGCCGACTTAAAAGACGAGCAAAAATACAAATACGAACAAATAGATACTTCTACAGGGCTATTAACTGTTTACACCTTTAGTATGGGAAATGAAACAACAGAAGAACACAAAAGCTACCTCGTTTTTCTCGATAGTATTTTTTCTAATATCAAGAATAAAAACATAAAAAATTTGATTGTGGATATTCGCCAAAATGGAGGAGGAACAGACCCAAATGATTTGGTTACTTATTCTTACCTAACACAAAGGAATTTTCAAGAAAACCAACAGGCTTGGATTAGTTTTAAAAAAATGCCTTACCTTAAATATGCCTATACGAAAATCCCAAGATTTTTAAGACCGTTGGGAGTCGGAAGATACAATAAAATGTTTCAAGAAGACTTTTATTTGGAAAAAGAGAATCGTTTTTACCAAGGACCGTTGAGCGGTGACCATAAAATTAGAGAACCAAATAGGAATGCTTTTACGGGAAACATCTATCTTTTAACAAGTCCGGCAGTAGCATCAGCAGGAAGTTTGTTTGCTGCAATGGTGACGGGAAATGAAAATGCAACGGTAATCGGTGAAGAAACAATGGGCGGTTATTATGGACATAACGGACATACACCTTTGGGCTATATATTACCTAAATCCAAAGTGGAAACATTCTTTTCGGTCGTCAATTTGGAGCAGGATGTTCCCAAAAAGTCGAATCAGATATACTACAGGGGAATTATTCCAGACTATGAAGTTTCGCAAACCACCGAAGATTATCTAAACCAAAAAGACACTCAAATGAACTTTGTACTTGACTTGATAAAAAGAAATTCCGCGGAATAA